A single window of Streptomyces aquilus DNA harbors:
- a CDS encoding urease subunit alpha yields MSRPGGHPAEARRLTPHEYAATHGPRAGDRVRLGDSGLTIRVEADSQRYGDEFLAGFGKTARDGLHLKAAAVRETCDVVISNVVVIDAVLGIRKVSIGIREGRICAIGRAGNPDTLDGVDVVVGTGTSIVSGEGLIATAGAVDTHVHLLSPRIMEASLASGVTTVIGQEFGPVWGVGVNSPWALRHAFNAFDAWPVNIGFLGRGSSSHEAPLVEALAEGGASGFKVHEDMGAHTRALDTALRVAEEYDVQVALHSDGLNECLSVEDTLRVLEGRTIHAFHIEGCGGGHVPNVLKMAGVPNVIGSSTNPTLPFGRDAVAEHYGMIVSVHDLKTDLPGDAAMARDRIRAGTMGAEDVLHDLGAIGITSSDAQGMGRAGETVRRTFAMAGKMKAEFGAGNDDHDNERVLRYMAKLTINPAIAHGLAHEVGSIEVGKLADIVLWRPEYFGAKPQLVLKSGFPAYGVVGDPNAATDTCEPLVLGPQFGSYGATPADLSVAFVAQAAVDQGNDSMPTRRRRVAVRGTRGIGPADLRLNSRTGAVDVDQRTGLVTLDGEPLHSEPADSVALNRLYFL; encoded by the coding sequence ATGAGCCGCCCCGGAGGACACCCCGCCGAGGCCCGGCGCCTCACCCCCCACGAGTACGCCGCCACCCACGGCCCCCGCGCCGGCGACCGCGTCCGCCTCGGTGACTCCGGGCTGACGATCCGGGTCGAGGCCGACTCCCAGCGGTACGGCGACGAGTTCCTCGCCGGCTTCGGCAAGACCGCCCGCGACGGACTGCACCTCAAGGCCGCGGCCGTCCGCGAGACCTGTGACGTGGTGATCAGCAACGTCGTCGTGATCGACGCGGTGCTGGGGATCCGCAAGGTGTCCATCGGCATCCGCGAGGGGCGGATCTGCGCCATCGGGCGGGCCGGGAACCCCGACACCCTCGACGGCGTGGACGTCGTGGTCGGCACCGGTACGTCCATCGTGTCCGGCGAGGGGCTCATCGCCACCGCCGGGGCCGTCGACACCCACGTCCACCTGCTGTCGCCGCGGATCATGGAGGCCTCGCTGGCGTCCGGGGTGACCACGGTCATCGGGCAGGAGTTCGGCCCGGTGTGGGGCGTCGGCGTCAACTCGCCCTGGGCGCTGCGGCACGCGTTCAACGCCTTCGACGCCTGGCCGGTCAACATCGGTTTCCTGGGCCGGGGTTCGTCGTCCCACGAGGCGCCCCTGGTCGAGGCGCTGGCCGAGGGCGGGGCGAGCGGCTTCAAGGTGCACGAGGACATGGGCGCCCATACCCGGGCGTTGGACACGGCACTGCGCGTCGCCGAGGAGTATGACGTCCAAGTCGCCCTGCACAGTGACGGGTTGAACGAATGCCTGTCGGTGGAGGACACCCTGCGGGTGCTGGAGGGCCGCACCATCCACGCCTTCCACATCGAGGGCTGCGGCGGCGGACACGTCCCGAACGTGCTGAAGATGGCCGGCGTGCCGAACGTCATCGGCTCCTCCACCAACCCCACCCTGCCCTTCGGCCGGGACGCGGTCGCCGAGCACTACGGCATGATCGTCTCCGTCCACGACCTCAAGACCGACCTGCCCGGCGACGCCGCCATGGCCCGCGACCGCATCCGCGCCGGGACCATGGGCGCCGAGGACGTGCTGCACGACCTGGGCGCGATCGGCATCACCTCCTCCGACGCGCAGGGCATGGGGCGCGCCGGCGAGACGGTCCGCCGCACCTTCGCGATGGCCGGGAAGATGAAGGCCGAGTTCGGCGCCGGGAACGACGACCACGACAACGAGCGCGTCCTGCGCTACATGGCCAAGCTGACCATCAACCCGGCCATCGCCCACGGGCTCGCGCACGAGGTCGGGTCGATCGAGGTCGGCAAGCTGGCCGACATCGTGCTGTGGCGCCCGGAGTACTTCGGGGCCAAGCCGCAGCTGGTGCTGAAGTCCGGGTTCCCGGCGTACGGGGTCGTCGGCGACCCCAACGCGGCGACGGACACCTGCGAACCACTCGTCCTGGGCCCGCAGTTCGGGTCGTACGGCGCCACCCCCGCCGACCTCTCGGTGGCCTTCGTCGCGCAGGCCGCCGTCGACCAGGGCAACGACTCGATGCCGACCCGGCGCCGCAGGGTCGCCGTCCGCGGCACCCGCGGCATCGGACCGGCCGACCTGCGCCTCAACTCCCGTACCGGAGCGGTCGACGTCGACCAGCGCACGGGACTGGTGACGTTGGACGGCGAGCCATTGCACTCGGAACCGGCCGATTCGGTCGCCCTCAACCGCCTCTACTTCCTCTAG
- a CDS encoding TolB family protein, with protein sequence MHLARRTTLSAAFAATALALAALPAHAGPHTPQRTERASVDTHGRQADGPSGRPVLSANGRYVAFVSAAANLVPGDTNGVADAFVRDLRTGRTERVGEGPATDVALSGDGRRVVVATAAALTRDDDNGLDDIYLVDRRTHRTERISHGHPDVPPRYLLNYSPAISADGRVVAYTTSAPDAAPGDTNGRDDVIVHDRTTGRDELVQYRTDGTLGEADSLGAALSADGRYVAFESADQLDPAHDYTHARNVYVRDRVERTTEQISRPTKYVYKESSFDSSLSADARVFAFASNVRSLVPDDTNKVTDVFVFDRASQTTVRVSTAADGTQGDGASSGAYLSGDGRRVAFVSAATNLVPDDTNGVADVFVKDLRTGATERVSTAADGTQPDGPATGGAALSGPRIAYASDATNLVPDDTNGVTDVFARRLH encoded by the coding sequence ATGCATCTCGCACGCCGTACGACGCTGAGCGCCGCCTTCGCCGCGACCGCGCTCGCCCTGGCCGCCTTACCGGCCCACGCCGGCCCGCACACCCCGCAGCGCACCGAGCGGGCCAGCGTCGACACCCACGGCCGGCAGGCCGACGGTCCCTCCGGACGCCCCGTGCTCAGCGCGAACGGCCGGTACGTCGCCTTCGTGTCGGCCGCCGCCAACCTTGTCCCGGGGGACACCAACGGCGTCGCCGACGCCTTCGTCCGCGATCTGCGCACCGGCCGTACCGAACGCGTCGGGGAGGGCCCGGCGACGGACGTGGCGCTCAGCGGTGACGGCCGTCGTGTCGTCGTCGCCACCGCCGCCGCGCTCACGCGGGACGACGACAACGGCCTCGACGACATCTACCTCGTCGACCGCCGCACCCATCGCACCGAGCGGATCAGCCACGGCCACCCGGACGTGCCGCCCCGCTACCTGCTCAACTACTCGCCCGCCATCAGCGCCGACGGCCGCGTCGTCGCGTACACCACCTCGGCCCCGGACGCCGCGCCCGGCGACACCAACGGGCGCGACGACGTGATCGTCCACGACCGCACGACAGGGCGGGACGAGCTGGTCCAGTACCGCACCGACGGCACCCTCGGCGAGGCCGACTCGCTCGGGGCGGCGCTCAGCGCCGACGGCCGGTACGTGGCCTTCGAGTCGGCGGACCAGCTGGACCCGGCCCACGACTACACCCACGCCCGCAACGTCTACGTACGCGACCGCGTGGAGCGGACCACGGAGCAGATCAGCCGGCCCACCAAGTACGTCTACAAGGAAAGCTCGTTCGACTCGTCGCTCAGCGCCGACGCCCGGGTCTTCGCCTTCGCCTCCAACGTCCGCTCCCTGGTGCCCGACGACACCAACAAGGTCACCGACGTCTTCGTCTTCGACCGGGCGTCGCAGACGACCGTGCGCGTCAGCACCGCCGCCGACGGCACGCAGGGCGACGGCGCGAGCTCCGGGGCGTACCTGAGCGGGGACGGTCGCCGCGTCGCCTTCGTGTCGGCCGCCACGAACCTCGTACCGGACGACACCAACGGTGTCGCCGACGTCTTCGTCAAGGACCTGCGGACCGGCGCGACCGAGCGGGTCAGCACGGCCGCCGACGGCACCCAGCCGGACGGCCCGGCGACCGGCGGCGCGGCCCTGAGCGGCCCCCGGATCGCGTACGCGTCGGACGCCACGAACCTCGTGCCGGACGACACCAACGGGGTGACGGACGTCTTCGCCCGGCGCCTGCACTGA
- a CDS encoding agmatine deiminase family protein, translating to MTFRMPAEWEPHERTWMAWPGPNPTFTDDEELAEARAAWASVARAVRRFEPVTMVHGPGQGASARELLGPDVELVERELDDAWMRDIGPTFVTDRAGQLAAVDWTFNGWGGQDWARWEHDAKIAAQVADLTGVAVLGSTLVNEGGAIHVDGEGTVLLTETVQLGAGRNPGWTREQVEAEIHAKLGTTKAIWLPHGLAGDYGTYGTQGHVDIVAAFARPGVVVVHSQRDPAHPDHARSLEYVEILRGETDARGRRLEVVEIPAPTVLKDEDGDWVDYSYINHYLCNGGVVLCAFGDPNDELAAGIFRRLFPDRTVTLVDARTIFAGGGGIHCITQQQPRAGVR from the coding sequence ATGACCTTCCGCATGCCCGCCGAGTGGGAACCGCACGAGCGCACCTGGATGGCCTGGCCCGGCCCCAACCCGACGTTCACCGACGACGAGGAGCTGGCCGAGGCCCGTGCCGCCTGGGCGTCGGTGGCCCGTGCGGTGCGCCGCTTCGAGCCGGTGACCATGGTGCACGGTCCGGGGCAGGGGGCGTCGGCCCGTGAACTGCTCGGTCCGGACGTCGAGTTGGTGGAGCGCGAGCTCGACGACGCGTGGATGCGGGACATCGGCCCGACCTTCGTGACGGACCGGGCGGGTCAACTCGCCGCGGTGGACTGGACGTTCAACGGCTGGGGCGGGCAGGACTGGGCCCGCTGGGAGCACGACGCGAAGATCGCCGCGCAGGTCGCCGACCTGACCGGGGTGGCGGTGCTGGGCAGCACGCTCGTCAACGAGGGCGGCGCGATCCATGTGGACGGCGAGGGCACGGTCCTGCTCACCGAGACCGTGCAGCTCGGCGCGGGCCGCAACCCCGGCTGGACCCGGGAGCAGGTCGAGGCGGAGATCCACGCCAAGCTCGGCACCACCAAGGCGATCTGGCTCCCGCACGGCCTGGCCGGTGACTACGGCACGTACGGCACCCAGGGCCACGTCGACATCGTCGCCGCGTTCGCGCGGCCGGGCGTCGTGGTCGTCCACAGCCAGCGCGACCCGGCCCACCCCGACCACGCCCGGTCCCTGGAGTACGTCGAGATCCTGCGCGGCGAGACCGACGCGCGGGGCCGCCGCCTGGAGGTCGTCGAGATCCCGGCGCCGACCGTCCTGAAGGACGAGGACGGCGACTGGGTCGACTACTCCTACATCAACCACTACCTCTGCAACGGCGGCGTGGTCCTCTGCGCCTTCGGCGACCCGAACGACGAACTCGCCGCGGGCATCTTCCGCCGCCTCTTCCCCGACCGCACGGTCACCCTCGTCGACGCCCGCACGATCTTCGCGGGCGGGGGCGGCATCCACTGCATCACCCAGCAGCAGCCCAGGGCGGGCGTCAGGTAG
- a CDS encoding branched-chain amino acid aminotransferase: MTTPTIELKPSASPLSDAERAAILANPGFGRHFTDHMVVIKWTEGRGWHDGQLVPYAPLSLDPATMVLHYAQEIFEGLKAYRQPDGTVATFRPEKNAQRFQASARRLGMPELPVETFIEACDALVKQDEAWVPAHGGEESLYLRPFMIATEVGLGVKPANEYLFLVIASPAGAYFPGGVKPVSIWVSEDHVRAVPGGMGDAKTGGNYAASLLAQAEAAEQGCAQVCYLDAVERKWVEELGGMNLYFVYGNKIVTPTLTGSILEGVTRDSLLQVARDLGYEAEEGRVSVDQWQTDSANGTLTEVFACGTAAVITPVGTVKRTGAEWTQGAGEPGEVTVKLRQALLDIQRGTAEDQHGWMHKLG; this comes from the coding sequence ATGACGACGCCCACGATCGAGCTCAAGCCCTCGGCCTCGCCACTTTCCGACGCGGAACGCGCCGCGATCCTGGCCAACCCCGGGTTCGGCCGCCACTTCACCGACCACATGGTCGTCATCAAGTGGACCGAGGGCCGCGGCTGGCACGACGGCCAGCTCGTGCCGTACGCGCCGCTCTCCCTCGACCCGGCGACGATGGTCCTGCACTACGCGCAGGAGATCTTCGAGGGCCTGAAGGCCTACCGCCAGCCCGACGGCACCGTGGCGACCTTCCGCCCGGAGAAGAACGCCCAGCGCTTCCAGGCCTCCGCCCGCCGGCTCGGCATGCCGGAGCTGCCGGTCGAGACGTTCATCGAGGCGTGCGACGCGCTGGTGAAGCAGGACGAGGCGTGGGTCCCGGCGCACGGCGGCGAGGAGTCCCTCTACCTCCGCCCGTTCATGATCGCCACCGAGGTCGGCCTGGGCGTGAAGCCCGCCAACGAGTACCTGTTCCTGGTCATCGCCTCCCCGGCCGGCGCGTACTTCCCCGGCGGCGTCAAGCCGGTGTCGATCTGGGTCTCCGAGGACCACGTCCGCGCCGTCCCCGGCGGCATGGGCGACGCCAAGACCGGCGGCAACTACGCCGCCTCCCTGCTCGCCCAGGCCGAGGCCGCCGAGCAGGGCTGCGCCCAGGTCTGCTACCTCGACGCGGTCGAGCGCAAGTGGGTCGAGGAACTCGGCGGCATGAACCTGTACTTCGTGTACGGCAACAAGATCGTCACGCCGACCCTCACCGGCTCCATCCTGGAGGGCGTCACCCGCGACTCGCTCCTCCAGGTCGCCCGTGACCTCGGCTACGAGGCCGAGGAGGGCCGCGTCTCCGTCGACCAGTGGCAGACCGACTCCGCCAACGGCACCCTGACCGAGGTCTTCGCCTGTGGCACCGCGGCCGTGATCACCCCGGTCGGCACGGTCAAGCGCACCGGCGCCGAGTGGACCCAGGGCGCGGGCGAGCCCGGCGAGGTGACGGTGAAGCTCCGCCAGGCCCTGCTGGACATCCAGCGCGGCACGGCGGAGGACCAGCACGGCTGGATGCACAAGCTGGGCTAG
- a CDS encoding TetR/AcrR family transcriptional regulator, with the protein MTSPRRTPAPPRERILTAAMEMIADRGLEKLTMAALGRELGMSSGHLLYYFRSKDELLLQTLEWSEGRLGAERGRLLARTGTARERLDAYVDLYVPDGHRDPHWTLWLEVWNRSQNADDAARDRQAAIEGAWHRDLVALLAEGISRGEFRPVDPDRFAARLRALLDGFSIHVAIGLRGTDRPQILGHVREFLNETLLADA; encoded by the coding sequence ATGACCAGCCCCCGCCGCACCCCGGCCCCGCCCCGCGAGCGCATCCTCACCGCCGCCATGGAGATGATCGCCGACCGCGGCCTGGAGAAGCTGACCATGGCCGCGCTCGGCCGTGAGCTCGGCATGAGCAGCGGTCACCTCCTCTACTACTTCCGCTCCAAGGACGAACTGCTGCTCCAGACCCTGGAGTGGAGCGAGGGCCGACTGGGCGCCGAGCGCGGCCGGCTCCTCGCCCGTACGGGCACCGCGCGGGAACGGCTCGATGCGTACGTCGACCTGTACGTCCCCGACGGCCACCGCGACCCGCACTGGACCCTGTGGCTGGAGGTCTGGAACCGCTCGCAGAACGCCGACGACGCGGCCCGCGACCGCCAGGCCGCGATCGAGGGCGCCTGGCACCGCGACCTGGTGGCGCTGCTGGCGGAAGGCATCTCGCGGGGGGAGTTCCGGCCGGTGGACCCCGACCGCTTCGCGGCGCGCCTGCGGGCACTCCTCGACGGCTTCTCCATCCACGTCGCCATCGGCCTCCGGGGCACCGACCGACCGCAGATTCTCGGCCACGTGCGGGAGTTCCTGAACGAGACCCTCCTCGCGGACGCCTGA
- a CDS encoding cytosine permease, with amino-acid sequence MPMEQRGVDTIPDEERTSGPRDLLSILLGSNLCLGVIVFGWLPPSFGLDWWGSVSSIVAGTVVGTLLTAPLALISLRTATNLSTSSGAQFGVRGRLVGSVVGLLLALGYTALTVWIGGDVMVGALGRLVGLPASGWSYGVIYGLLAAATVAGAVYGYRVLLTMSRVLAIGMTALLALGIVAYAPDFTTDALPAAGGYLLGGYWPTWLLAAVAAGLSGPIAFITLLGDYTRYISPARHSDRRVLHATWLGLLLGLLVPQLFGTFTAYAARAALDYAGPLVDASPSWYLVPLLLAASAGSVGNAGLMLYSMGLDLDAILPRASRARATYTVAVVATACVFVGHYASSAQDAMTSFVLLLTAIGTPWAVITLVGFVRGRGVYDADALQVFNRRARGGIYWFRGGWNIPATVSWALGAAVGLMAVSLPSYEGPLLSLTGGVDCSFLLSGVVGGVAYVLLSPRRNSGRAAAEVTSAAALAKHEV; translated from the coding sequence ATGCCGATGGAACAGCGCGGGGTCGACACCATCCCCGACGAGGAACGCACCAGCGGGCCTCGCGACCTCCTCTCGATCCTGCTCGGCTCGAACCTCTGCCTGGGCGTGATCGTCTTCGGCTGGCTGCCGCCGTCCTTCGGTCTCGACTGGTGGGGTTCGGTGAGCTCGATCGTGGCCGGCACGGTGGTCGGCACCCTGCTGACGGCCCCGCTCGCCCTGATCTCGCTGCGCACCGCCACCAACCTCTCCACCTCCTCCGGCGCCCAGTTCGGCGTCCGCGGCCGACTGGTCGGCTCGGTGGTGGGCCTGCTCCTCGCCCTCGGCTACACCGCGCTGACCGTGTGGATCGGCGGCGATGTGATGGTGGGCGCGCTGGGCCGGCTGGTCGGGCTGCCGGCGAGCGGATGGTCGTACGGCGTGATCTACGGACTGCTCGCGGCGGCGACCGTGGCGGGCGCGGTGTACGGCTACCGGGTGCTGCTCACCATGTCGCGGGTGCTGGCGATCGGCATGACGGCCCTGCTGGCCCTCGGGATCGTGGCCTACGCCCCCGACTTCACCACGGACGCGCTGCCCGCGGCGGGCGGCTATCTGCTGGGCGGCTACTGGCCCACCTGGCTCCTGGCGGCCGTGGCCGCGGGCCTGTCCGGCCCGATCGCCTTCATCACCCTCCTCGGCGACTACACCCGCTACATCTCCCCGGCCCGCCACTCCGACCGCCGCGTCCTGCACGCGACCTGGCTCGGACTGCTGCTCGGCCTGCTGGTGCCGCAGCTCTTCGGCACGTTCACGGCGTACGCGGCCCGCGCGGCGCTGGACTACGCCGGGCCCCTGGTCGACGCCTCCCCGTCCTGGTACCTGGTCCCTCTCCTCCTGGCCGCCTCCGCGGGCTCGGTGGGCAACGCGGGGCTGATGCTGTACTCCATGGGCCTCGACCTGGACGCGATCCTGCCGCGCGCCTCCCGCGCCCGCGCCACGTACACCGTCGCGGTGGTGGCGACGGCCTGCGTCTTCGTCGGCCACTACGCCTCGTCCGCCCAGGACGCGATGACGTCCTTCGTCCTCCTCCTGACGGCGATCGGCACCCCGTGGGCGGTCATCACCCTCGTCGGCTTCGTCCGCGGCCGAGGCGTGTACGACGCGGACGCCCTCCAGGTCTTCAACCGCCGTGCGCGCGGCGGGATCTACTGGTTCCGGGGCGGCTGGAACATCCCGGCCACGGTGTCGTGGGCGCTGGGCGCGGCGGTCGGCCTGATGGCGGTCTCGCTGCCGTCGTACGAGGGCCCGCTGCTGTCGCTGACGGGCGGGGTGGATTGCAGCTTCCTGCTGTCGGGGGTGGTGGGCGGGGTCGCCTACGTCCTGCTCTCACCTCGGCGGAACAGCGGCAGGGCCGCCGCGGAGGTGACCTCCGCGGCGGCCCTGGCCAAGCACGAGGTCTAG
- a CDS encoding TolB family protein yields the protein MSASTRTALATGVVAALLALSTATASAAPAPAPYTERLGTSPTGEQADSYTYGPEFSADGRFAVFSSEATNLVPGDTNGQRDVFVRDLRKGTVERVNVSSAGVQADNTSTAFDISRDGRYVLFTSQARNLVHWDTPPPADEWVDDVYLHDRRTGRTERLSFGIDGRSVDVGGAEMSADARYVAFTARPNRMEADDPNGYRMLYLLDRRTGKVKRVSERTRPEWTSVVYDVSDDGSRLVYDQFQYRGPGSALWAYDIKKGTQRQLNVTPDGTPTTAMAVDASLTADGRYVAFSSSAPDLVPDDTNGTETDVCVRDLRTGKIRRISHNAETAFGTQSPELSPDGRYVAYESTPRNRDTGYFGVGNVYLRDLRTGTVRLVSESVTGGTVEDEAVTLYSVSRGGKEVGLSSGSTQLVPDDTNGVTDGFVRHLR from the coding sequence TTGTCCGCCAGCACACGCACCGCACTCGCCACCGGCGTCGTCGCCGCCCTGCTCGCTCTCTCCACCGCCACGGCGTCGGCCGCTCCGGCGCCCGCCCCGTACACCGAGCGCCTCGGCACCTCGCCCACGGGCGAGCAGGCCGACAGCTACACCTACGGCCCCGAGTTCAGCGCCGACGGCCGCTTCGCGGTCTTCTCCTCGGAGGCCACCAACCTGGTGCCGGGCGACACCAACGGACAACGCGACGTCTTCGTGCGCGACCTGCGCAAGGGCACCGTCGAGCGGGTCAACGTCAGCTCCGCGGGCGTCCAGGCCGACAACACGTCCACCGCGTTCGACATCAGCCGCGACGGCCGGTACGTCCTGTTCACCTCCCAGGCCCGCAACCTCGTCCACTGGGACACCCCGCCGCCCGCCGACGAATGGGTCGACGACGTCTACCTGCACGACCGTCGCACCGGCAGGACCGAACGGCTCAGCTTCGGGATCGACGGCCGCTCCGTCGACGTCGGCGGCGCCGAAATGTCGGCCGACGCCCGCTACGTCGCCTTCACCGCCCGCCCCAACCGGATGGAGGCCGACGACCCCAACGGCTACCGGATGCTCTACCTCCTCGACCGCCGGACCGGAAAGGTGAAGCGCGTCAGCGAGCGCACCCGCCCCGAGTGGACGTCGGTCGTGTACGACGTCAGCGACGACGGCAGCCGTCTCGTCTACGACCAGTTCCAGTACCGCGGCCCGGGCTCCGCCCTGTGGGCGTACGACATCAAGAAGGGCACCCAGCGGCAGCTGAACGTCACCCCCGACGGCACCCCGACCACCGCCATGGCCGTCGACGCCTCGCTCACCGCGGACGGCCGGTACGTCGCCTTCAGCTCCAGCGCCCCGGACCTGGTCCCGGACGACACCAACGGCACCGAGACCGACGTCTGCGTGCGCGACCTGAGGACCGGCAAGATCCGGCGGATCTCGCACAACGCGGAAACGGCCTTCGGCACCCAGAGCCCCGAGCTCAGCCCCGACGGCCGCTATGTCGCCTACGAGTCCACCCCGCGCAACCGCGACACGGGCTACTTCGGCGTCGGCAACGTCTACCTCCGCGACCTGCGCACCGGCACGGTCCGCCTGGTCAGCGAATCGGTCACCGGCGGCACGGTCGAGGACGAGGCCGTCACCCTCTACTCCGTGAGCCGCGGCGGCAAGGAGGTCGGGCTCTCCTCCGGTTCCACACAGCTCGTGCCGGACGACACCAACGGGGTCACCGACGGCTTCGTCCGCCACCTGCGCTGA
- the ureA gene encoding urease subunit gamma gives MRLTPTERDRLLLFGAAELARARRARGLRLNVPEATALIADTVCEAARDGARLAEAIERARAVLGPDDVLPGVADVVTEVHVEAVFDDGSRLAVVSDPIGGGGLAEQAPGALLPGPAHPEPEAVVRLTVTNTAGVPVSVTSHFHFFEANPRLDFARAAAYGMRLAVPAGSSVRFGPGESLEVGLVPIGGARVAIGFAGLVDGELDAPGVREEALRRAAACGYLGASTEEVVV, from the coding sequence ATGCGGCTCACCCCCACCGAACGCGACCGCCTGCTGCTCTTCGGCGCCGCCGAGCTGGCCCGCGCCCGCAGGGCCCGCGGCCTCCGGCTCAACGTGCCGGAGGCCACCGCGCTCATCGCGGACACCGTGTGCGAGGCAGCCCGGGACGGCGCCCGGCTCGCCGAGGCCATCGAGCGCGCCCGCGCCGTCCTCGGCCCGGACGACGTGCTGCCCGGCGTCGCGGACGTCGTCACCGAGGTGCATGTCGAGGCCGTCTTCGACGACGGCTCGCGGCTCGCGGTGGTCTCCGACCCCATCGGGGGTGGCGGGCTCGCGGAGCAGGCGCCGGGCGCGCTGCTGCCGGGGCCCGCGCACCCCGAGCCGGAGGCGGTCGTACGGCTGACGGTCACCAACACGGCCGGCGTCCCCGTCTCGGTCACCTCCCACTTCCACTTCTTCGAAGCCAACCCGCGCCTCGACTTCGCCCGCGCCGCCGCCTACGGCATGCGGCTCGCCGTGCCCGCCGGGTCGTCGGTGCGGTTCGGGCCGGGGGAGTCGCTGGAGGTCGGGCTCGTGCCGATCGGCGGGGCGCGCGTGGCCATCGGCTTCGCCGGGCTCGTGGACGGGGAGCTGGACGCGCCGGGGGTCCGGGAAGAGGCGCTGCGGAGGGCTGCCGCCTGCGGCTACCTGGGGGCAAGCACTGAGGAGGTCGTCGTATGA